The proteins below are encoded in one region of Alkalidesulfovibrio alkalitolerans DSM 16529:
- a CDS encoding aspartate kinase produces MKITVQKFGGTSVAGLERMKRVLEIVSRECARGNKVVIVLSAMAGETNRLLDLASQWSSDPDPAELDALATTGEQVSVALFAMLCKDAGLKARSVLGHQVQIRTTCDYTNARILDIDANTLRAMLNDHDVLAVAGFQGCDEHGRLTTLGRGGSDTSGVALAAALNAETCEIYTDVEGVFTTDPNICDKARKLDRISYDEMLEMASMGAKVLQIRSVEFAKKYNVPVRVRSTFSDNPGTLVSQEDKSMEYVLVSGIAYDKDQARVTIYDVLDQPGVASSIFGPIAEKGILVDMIIQNTSRDGHTDMTFTVSRKDLQKTLALLEAVRQDIGAKEIQSDTGVCKVSVIGVGMRNHSGVASRAFAAMARENINLLMLSTSEIKITMLIEDKYAELAVRTLHEEFELDKQPGERKVGEV; encoded by the coding sequence ATGAAAATAACGGTGCAGAAATTCGGCGGAACTTCCGTCGCCGGACTGGAACGCATGAAGCGGGTCCTCGAGATTGTGAGCCGCGAATGCGCCAGGGGCAACAAGGTGGTGATCGTCCTTTCCGCCATGGCGGGCGAGACGAATCGTCTCCTCGATCTAGCCTCGCAGTGGTCGTCCGACCCCGACCCCGCCGAACTGGACGCCCTGGCGACCACGGGAGAACAGGTGTCCGTGGCCCTGTTCGCCATGCTCTGCAAGGACGCCGGGCTGAAAGCCCGCTCCGTCCTCGGCCATCAGGTGCAGATCCGCACCACCTGCGACTACACCAACGCCCGCATCCTGGACATCGACGCGAACACCCTGCGCGCCATGCTGAACGATCACGACGTTCTGGCCGTGGCGGGCTTTCAGGGCTGCGATGAACACGGCCGCCTGACGACGCTCGGCCGCGGCGGCTCCGACACCTCGGGCGTGGCCCTGGCCGCTGCCCTGAACGCGGAGACCTGCGAAATATACACCGACGTCGAGGGGGTCTTCACCACCGACCCCAACATCTGCGACAAGGCGCGCAAGCTCGATCGCATCAGCTACGACGAGATGTTGGAGATGGCCAGCATGGGAGCCAAGGTGCTCCAGATCCGTTCGGTGGAATTCGCCAAGAAGTACAATGTCCCGGTGCGCGTGCGCTCCACTTTCTCCGACAATCCCGGCACCCTCGTCTCCCAGGAGGACAAGTCCATGGAATACGTTCTCGTCTCCGGCATCGCCTACGACAAGGACCAGGCCCGCGTGACCATCTACGACGTGCTCGACCAGCCCGGCGTGGCCTCTTCCATCTTCGGCCCCATCGCCGAAAAAGGCATCCTGGTGGACATGATCATCCAGAACACCAGCCGCGACGGCCATACCGACATGACCTTCACGGTCTCCCGCAAGGATTTGCAGAAGACCCTGGCCCTGCTCGAAGCCGTGCGCCAGGACATCGGCGCCAAGGAGATCCAATCCGACACCGGCGTGTGCAAGGTCTCGGTCATCGGCGTGGGCATGCGCAACCATTCCGGCGTGGCCTCCCGCGCCTTCGCGGCCATGGCCCGCGAGAACATCAACCTGCTCATGCTCTCCACCTCCGAAATCAAAATCACCATGCTCATCGAGGACAAGTACGCCGAATTGGCCGTGCGCACGCTGCACGAGGAATTCGAACTGGACAAGCAACCCGGTGAACGAAAGGTCGGAGAAGTATGA
- a CDS encoding NAD(P)H-hydrate dehydratase, which yields MHALLPTPEEMARWDKAAVALGIRPEILMENASREAMHVLCGLVGDLVGRGVLLLAGPGNNGGDAIALARHLHCAGAKVLLAHVKPLSAYKGEAGYNARLARKLGLAAELVTERNLASKALSWELSRPCVVVDGLLGTGFSGQLSPFFLELVETVNRLGRNALVLALDAPTGLSAHTGRPNPTAVRADATVTFEAAKIGLAQPFAAPFTGWLHVRPIGIPPEVKDAHPASAALLGPETLGLLPRPSPEGHKGSYGHVLVLGGSYGLTGAPVLTALGALRGGAGLATVGCPSGLSLHLKAGQPDIMTLPLGKGGEWNAGFLDELLPHVGHFNALVVGPGLGRTEGARDFLRGLLAASSLPPLVLDADALYWLAQEETPPRLPENAVLTPHPREAGRLLGLDAATVQADRPAAIRALVERTGAMCVLKGAGTLVAAPGQPIHLCPVDAPALSVGGSGDVLAGLLGALLAQGLSCFKAARLAVWLHASAGLHLAENFPNRGCTATEIAAALPHAMKEQPCAPRKTS from the coding sequence TTGCACGCCCTCCTGCCCACTCCCGAGGAGATGGCCCGCTGGGACAAGGCCGCCGTGGCCTTAGGCATCAGGCCGGAAATCCTCATGGAGAACGCCTCGCGCGAGGCCATGCACGTCCTGTGCGGACTCGTCGGCGACCTGGTGGGGCGAGGCGTGTTGCTCCTGGCCGGGCCCGGCAACAATGGCGGCGACGCCATCGCCCTTGCCCGCCATTTGCACTGCGCGGGTGCGAAGGTTCTCCTCGCCCACGTCAAGCCGCTCTCGGCCTACAAAGGCGAGGCGGGCTACAACGCCCGACTGGCGCGAAAGCTCGGTCTTGCGGCCGAACTCGTCACGGAGCGAAACCTTGCCTCCAAGGCGCTCTCCTGGGAGCTTTCGAGGCCTTGCGTGGTTGTGGACGGCCTGCTTGGCACCGGCTTTTCCGGCCAGCTTTCGCCTTTCTTTCTTGAACTCGTCGAAACCGTCAACCGGCTCGGTCGGAATGCCCTGGTCCTGGCCCTGGACGCGCCCACGGGACTTTCGGCCCACACCGGCAGGCCGAACCCCACGGCCGTTCGCGCCGACGCCACCGTCACCTTCGAGGCGGCCAAGATCGGTCTGGCCCAGCCGTTCGCCGCGCCCTTCACGGGCTGGCTGCACGTGCGGCCCATCGGCATCCCGCCGGAGGTCAAGGACGCCCACCCGGCCTCGGCCGCCCTGCTCGGTCCGGAGACGCTCGGCCTTCTTCCGCGTCCCTCCCCGGAGGGGCACAAGGGCTCCTACGGCCACGTCCTGGTCCTGGGCGGCAGCTACGGCCTCACCGGCGCGCCCGTCCTGACCGCGCTGGGCGCGCTTCGCGGCGGCGCGGGGCTGGCCACCGTGGGCTGCCCTTCAGGGCTCTCGCTGCATCTGAAGGCCGGACAGCCGGACATCATGACTCTGCCCCTGGGCAAAGGCGGGGAGTGGAACGCCGGGTTCCTCGACGAATTGCTGCCGCACGTCGGCCATTTCAACGCCCTGGTCGTGGGGCCTGGGCTCGGCCGCACCGAAGGCGCGCGGGATTTCCTGCGCGGGCTTTTGGCCGCATCCTCTCTGCCGCCCCTTGTGCTCGACGCAGACGCGCTCTACTGGCTGGCCCAAGAAGAGACCCCACCGCGCCTGCCCGAAAACGCTGTGCTCACGCCGCACCCCCGCGAGGCCGGACGCCTCCTGGGGCTTGATGCCGCCACCGTGCAGGCCGACCGCCCGGCCGCGATCCGCGCGCTCGTCGAACGCACCGGCGCTATGTGCGTGCTCAAGGGCGCAGGAACCCTGGTCGCCGCCCCAGGCCAGCCGATACACCTCTGCCCCGTGGACGCCCCTGCCCTCTCCGTGGGCGGCTCGGGCGACGTCCTGGCTGGGCTGCTCGGCGCGCTGCTCGCACAAGGGCTGTCCTGCTTCAAGGCCGCCCGCCTAGCCGTATGGCTGCATGCCTCGGCCGGACTGCATCTTGCCGAAAATTTCCCCAACCGGGGCTGCACGGCCACCGAGATAGCCGCCGCCCTGCCACATGCCATGAAGGAGCAACCATGCGCACCGCGAAAGACATCATGA
- a CDS encoding holo-[acyl-carrier-protein] synthase: MIVGIGIDVVELDRIEKSLARFNERFVARILTEGERRAMPKKNPVPFLAARFAAKEAAAKALGTGFTKGVSLTTLEVVGGERGKPEMVFHGSAAEHAHELGVTRIHVSLTHGRDTAAAVVVLER; the protein is encoded by the coding sequence ATGATAGTGGGTATCGGCATAGACGTGGTGGAACTCGATCGCATCGAGAAAAGCCTCGCGCGCTTCAACGAGCGTTTTGTGGCCAGAATCTTGACCGAAGGCGAGCGACGGGCCATGCCGAAAAAGAACCCCGTGCCTTTTCTCGCGGCCCGTTTCGCGGCCAAGGAGGCCGCAGCAAAGGCCCTGGGGACCGGCTTCACCAAGGGCGTTTCGCTGACCACCCTCGAGGTCGTGGGCGGCGAGCGCGGCAAGCCGGAGATGGTCTTCCACGGTTCGGCCGCCGAGCACGCCCATGAACTCGGAGTGACGCGCATCCACGTCAGCCTGACCCACGGCCGCGATACCGCCGCCGCCGTCGTGGTCCTGGAACGCTGA
- a CDS encoding CBS domain-containing protein → MRTAKDIMTIEIISVTPELDIPSAAKILLENKINGVPVVEGGKLVGILCQSDLITQQKALNLPSVFTLLDGLVPLGGLERLEREMKKITAMSVREAMTPDPVTVTPDTPMDTVAAIMVDKRLHTLPVVDGERLVGVIGKSDVLRTVMQSKG, encoded by the coding sequence ATGCGCACCGCGAAAGACATCATGACCATCGAGATCATCAGCGTGACCCCCGAACTGGACATTCCCTCGGCGGCGAAGATTCTGCTGGAGAACAAGATCAACGGCGTGCCCGTGGTCGAGGGCGGCAAGCTCGTGGGCATCCTTTGCCAGTCGGACCTCATCACGCAGCAAAAGGCCCTGAACCTGCCCAGCGTATTCACGCTTCTGGACGGGCTGGTGCCGCTCGGAGGCCTGGAGCGCCTGGAGCGGGAAATGAAGAAGATCACGGCCATGAGCGTGCGCGAGGCCATGACTCCCGATCCCGTGACCGTGACGCCCGACACACCCATGGATACCGTGGCCGCGATCATGGTCGACAAGCGGCTGCATACCCTGCCCGTCGTGGACGGCGAACGCCTCGTGGGCGTCATCGGCAAGTCCGACGTGCTGCGCACTGTGATGCAGAGCAAGGGTTAG
- a CDS encoding pyridoxine 5'-phosphate synthase, whose protein sequence is MPVLSVNVDHVATLRQQRLGIEPEPVTAALMAELAGARGIIVHLREDRRHIQDRDVRVLREAIQTRLHLEMAATEEMRSIALSVRPDTVCLVPEKREELTTEGGLSVAGREDFLRRYLEPIWEAGIASSLFIDADPAQMEAAARIKTQFIEIHTGHYADAKDSATRDTELRKIVAAIAQGKELGLKVNLGHGLNYVNVHAFGRVPGVCEYSIGHSIVSRAVLTGLSEAVRRMADIVESFAD, encoded by the coding sequence ATGCCCGTCTTGTCGGTCAACGTTGACCACGTGGCCACCTTGCGCCAGCAACGGCTGGGAATCGAGCCGGAGCCCGTCACGGCAGCCCTGATGGCCGAACTCGCCGGAGCGCGCGGGATTATCGTCCACCTGCGTGAGGACCGTCGTCACATCCAGGATCGCGACGTGCGCGTGCTGAGGGAAGCCATACAAACCCGGCTGCATCTCGAAATGGCGGCCACCGAGGAGATGCGCTCCATCGCCCTCTCGGTCCGGCCGGACACGGTCTGCCTCGTGCCGGAAAAGCGCGAGGAGTTGACCACCGAGGGCGGCCTCTCCGTGGCCGGGCGCGAGGACTTCCTGCGGCGTTACCTTGAGCCGATCTGGGAGGCGGGCATCGCCTCAAGCCTCTTCATCGACGCCGATCCCGCCCAGATGGAAGCGGCGGCACGCATCAAGACGCAGTTCATCGAAATCCACACCGGCCACTACGCCGACGCCAAGGACTCGGCCACACGCGACACGGAACTCAGGAAGATCGTCGCAGCCATCGCCCAAGGAAAAGAACTCGGCCTCAAGGTCAATCTCGGACATGGGCTGAACTACGTAAACGTGCACGCCTTCGGGCGCGTGCCCGGCGTGTGCGAATACTCCATCGGCCACAGCATCGTCTCGCGGGCCGTGCTCACGGGACTCTCCGAAGCCGTGCGGCGCATGGCCGACATCGTGGAGAGCTTTGCGGACTGA
- the tsaE gene encoding tRNA (adenosine(37)-N6)-threonylcarbamoyltransferase complex ATPase subunit type 1 TsaE, which translates to MKSLSVVLSDARATEELGRAMAASLSSRPGFALLLEGDLGAGKTTLVRGLVGALPGAHAAEVASPSFTICNLYPTEPAIAHYDLYRLEGQAPGDDLLDDLETVDTLVIVEWAQYLVGPGRPEERVECLLSSREKGRKAVFRAQGQKAEGFLDSLARKLVAMSVPFQSPTGDDT; encoded by the coding sequence GTGAAGAGCCTTTCGGTCGTTCTGTCCGATGCCAGGGCCACGGAAGAATTGGGGCGGGCCATGGCGGCCTCGCTCTCATCGAGGCCCGGTTTCGCCCTGCTTCTCGAAGGCGACCTGGGCGCGGGCAAGACCACGCTCGTGCGGGGGCTTGTCGGCGCCTTGCCCGGCGCGCACGCAGCCGAGGTGGCCAGCCCTTCGTTCACGATCTGCAATCTGTATCCCACGGAGCCGGCGATCGCCCATTACGATCTCTACCGGCTGGAGGGCCAGGCCCCCGGCGACGATCTCCTCGACGACCTCGAAACCGTCGACACCCTTGTCATTGTCGAGTGGGCGCAGTATCTAGTCGGACCCGGCCGCCCCGAGGAACGGGTGGAGTGCCTGCTTTCTTCCCGCGAAAAAGGGCGAAAGGCCGTGTTTCGAGCGCAGGGACAAAAGGCCGAGGGATTTCTCGACAGCCTGGCGCGCAAACTGGTGGCGATGTCCGTTCCCTTTCAATCCCCCACGGGAGACGACACGTGA